From one Sulfuricurvum sp. IAE1 genomic stretch:
- a CDS encoding rhodanese-like domain-containing protein — MRLWILSIIFLGTLLSADYIRQPIDQKLVDSKIKIVDIRTPGEWKTTGLVKGSIPIMFFDEQGNYNVEAFLGQLNRHVKQNEKFALICNSGSRTQVVGNFLGKQLGYNVIDLQGGIQYAIQKKITMEPYKPKK; from the coding sequence ATGCGTCTATGGATTCTCTCTATTATCTTTCTGGGAACGCTCCTGAGCGCCGATTATATCCGCCAGCCGATAGACCAGAAGCTCGTCGATTCGAAAATCAAGATCGTCGACATCCGAACCCCCGGCGAATGGAAAACCACGGGGCTGGTCAAAGGGTCGATCCCCATCATGTTCTTTGACGAACAGGGGAACTACAACGTCGAGGCGTTTTTGGGTCAGCTGAACCGCCACGTGAAGCAAAACGAAAAATTTGCCCTCATCTGCAACAGCGGCAGCCGCACGCAGGTGGTCGGCAACTTCCTTGGCAAACAGCTGGGCTACAACGTCATCGATCTGCAGGGCGGAATCCAGTACGCGATTCAGAAAAAAATCACGATGGAACCCTACAAACCTAAAAAATAA
- a CDS encoding acetate--CoA ligase family protein has translation MLESQLYPYLNQGGFRVPRFRHFGIDEIPPIDFFPVALKIESPRVVHKSDVGGVVLSVCDARGLADARARIIRSLESHGIVFDPASEGFIASEMVRGEELFAGVVDDAIFGKTILFGKGGVLLELYRDVCYIDLYASEAEIRRALRSTRIAPLFEGYRGAKTTLDSAVAFIAAFQKFLIDRPEIAECDLNPLILNDEGFTVVDARIRTHDTLPAEPRPQRSRSDFFDNRSVAVIGASLNPDKVGYAIAKNALPFEGSLYLVNARGGTFEGREIYRSLDDIDGTIDTAVITIPSNQVLETIARLIPKGVRNVIVVSAGFKEVGDTQSEEKLLELAGAHGLNIVGPNCLGYYSSRRNLNLTFGSGEVRSGSLALIAQSGAVLSSLMDKAVEMGIGFSHILSTGNMADMGFAEIIAMLDEAPECETISVYAEGIREGKAFLEALRRCTKPVRIYKAGKSPEARKAAFSHTGNLSGDYPMFKGLLESAGVKTVDTIEALLNPISADAGGIAIITNAGGPGTILTDYVIDKGKKLYTLGENDIASLDEVLPSNWSRNNPIDIIGDARSDRFAAALERVEAIEGVGMIYLLITPQTMTDTLEIVRLCERPRSKPLYPILLGGEMMREALLYLRERRICAFTTLQDATSFL, from the coding sequence ATGCTCGAATCCCAGCTCTACCCCTACCTGAACCAAGGAGGTTTTCGCGTTCCCCGGTTCCGGCATTTCGGCATCGACGAAATCCCCCCCATCGATTTCTTTCCCGTAGCATTGAAAATCGAATCCCCCCGCGTCGTCCACAAAAGCGATGTGGGAGGGGTGGTCCTTTCGGTCTGCGACGCGCGCGGGCTTGCCGACGCGCGTGCGCGGATCATCCGTAGCCTCGAATCGCACGGTATCGTTTTCGACCCCGCCTCGGAAGGTTTCATCGCGAGTGAAATGGTCCGGGGAGAAGAGCTTTTCGCCGGCGTCGTAGACGATGCGATTTTCGGGAAAACGATCCTTTTCGGGAAAGGAGGGGTGTTGCTCGAACTTTACCGCGACGTCTGCTATATCGATTTGTACGCCTCCGAGGCAGAGATTCGGCGGGCGCTGCGGTCCACCCGCATTGCCCCCCTTTTTGAAGGGTACCGCGGGGCCAAAACGACCCTCGATTCGGCGGTAGCATTTATCGCCGCATTCCAGAAATTTCTGATCGACCGACCCGAAATCGCCGAATGCGACCTCAATCCGCTTATCCTGAACGACGAAGGCTTTACCGTCGTGGACGCCCGGATCCGCACCCATGACACTCTTCCCGCCGAACCCCGTCCTCAGCGGAGCCGCAGTGACTTTTTCGACAACCGCAGCGTCGCCGTCATCGGCGCTTCCCTCAATCCCGACAAAGTGGGCTACGCCATCGCCAAAAACGCCCTCCCCTTTGAAGGGAGTCTCTATCTGGTCAATGCACGGGGCGGTACCTTCGAGGGACGAGAGATCTACCGTTCCCTCGACGACATCGACGGGACGATCGATACCGCCGTCATCACGATCCCCTCGAATCAGGTCCTCGAAACGATTGCCAGACTGATTCCCAAAGGGGTCCGAAACGTCATCGTCGTCTCCGCCGGGTTCAAAGAGGTCGGGGATACGCAAAGCGAAGAAAAGCTGCTCGAACTGGCAGGGGCTCACGGACTTAACATCGTCGGCCCCAATTGCCTTGGATACTACTCCTCCCGCCGCAACCTGAACCTGACCTTCGGTTCCGGAGAGGTCCGCAGCGGATCGCTCGCACTTATCGCCCAGTCGGGGGCGGTCCTCTCGTCGCTGATGGACAAAGCGGTGGAAATGGGGATCGGCTTTTCCCATATCCTCTCCACGGGGAATATGGCCGACATGGGGTTTGCCGAAATCATCGCGATGCTCGACGAAGCCCCCGAGTGTGAAACGATCTCCGTCTACGCCGAAGGGATCCGGGAGGGCAAAGCGTTCCTTGAAGCACTGCGCCGGTGCACCAAACCCGTGCGGATTTACAAAGCGGGAAAAAGCCCCGAAGCGCGCAAAGCGGCGTTTTCCCATACCGGGAATCTCAGCGGCGACTACCCGATGTTCAAAGGGCTGCTCGAAAGCGCCGGAGTCAAGACGGTCGATACGATCGAAGCGCTCCTCAACCCGATTTCAGCCGACGCGGGCGGGATCGCGATCATTACCAACGCCGGAGGTCCCGGAACGATTCTGACCGATTACGTCATCGATAAAGGGAAAAAGCTCTACACTCTGGGCGAAAACGACATCGCCTCGCTCGATGAAGTCCTCCCTTCCAACTGGTCGCGGAACAACCCGATCGACATCATCGGCGATGCCCGCAGCGACCGGTTCGCCGCCGCACTCGAACGGGTAGAGGCCATCGAAGGGGTCGGGATGATCTATCTGCTCATCACCCCCCAGACCATGACCGACACCCTCGAAATCGTCCGCCTCTGCGAGCGGCCGCGCTCAAAGCCCCTTTATCCGATCCTGCTGGGCGGGGAAATGATGCGCGAGGCGCTCCTGTATCTGCGGGAACGCCGTATCTGCGCCTTTACGACGCTGCAGGACGCCACCTCGTTCCTGTAG
- a CDS encoding DUF5718 family protein: protein MSDYKHYVGLGVAGNFALHLEQAGESADFKDVVTDDPNGPKGVFPFYVPGREGQLGVYPLSSDTIVLPKEECNVQPEPEVALLCELEYDGEGKIISLTPTAFGAYNDCSLRKEGAAKISHKKNWGAMSKGLSDTLIPIDRFEEGGIMDRYRIASFLRREGGLFRYGEDVELLGYSYFYGKLIEWLTNQINTQNDFGPLEAVGEYLKAAGYPKEAIISIGATRYTHFGETNFLQEGDEVIVVVYDNDRYCMNPVLSMANKGELVGKEGISALVQKVVRG from the coding sequence ATGAGCGATTACAAACACTATGTCGGGCTGGGGGTAGCGGGGAATTTCGCCCTGCACCTCGAACAGGCCGGGGAAAGTGCCGATTTCAAAGACGTCGTCACGGACGATCCCAACGGTCCCAAAGGAGTGTTCCCGTTTTACGTTCCCGGACGCGAAGGGCAGCTTGGCGTGTATCCCCTCAGCAGTGACACGATCGTTTTGCCGAAGGAGGAATGCAATGTCCAGCCCGAACCGGAAGTGGCGTTACTCTGCGAGCTTGAGTACGATGGTGAAGGAAAAATTATCTCCCTCACTCCCACGGCATTCGGTGCTTACAACGACTGCTCACTCCGCAAAGAGGGGGCGGCGAAAATCAGCCATAAGAAAAATTGGGGAGCCATGAGCAAAGGGCTCTCCGATACTCTGATCCCGATCGACCGTTTCGAGGAGGGAGGGATCATGGACCGTTACCGTATCGCATCGTTTCTGCGACGCGAGGGGGGATTGTTCCGCTACGGCGAAGACGTCGAACTCCTTGGCTACAGCTATTTTTACGGGAAGCTGATCGAGTGGCTCACAAACCAGATCAATACCCAAAACGACTTCGGCCCGCTCGAAGCGGTCGGGGAGTACCTCAAAGCCGCGGGATATCCCAAAGAGGCGATCATCAGCATCGGTGCGACCCGTTATACCCATTTCGGGGAGACCAACTTTTTGCAGGAAGGGGATGAGGTGATCGTGGTCGTGTACGATAACGACCGCTACTGCATGAACCCCGTCCTCTCGATGGCGAACAAGGGGGAACTGGTCGGAAAAGAGGGGATCAGCGCTCTCGTTCAGAAGGTCGTGCGTGGTTAA
- a CDS encoding diguanylate cyclase has translation MSPSKFKSKLVYLLLLVGGGLVAIGLIGYLNLQNIKRDMDTLYYGSLLPLGELHGITDTYRSKLETTVYRWNNGMISDDEAAETITQALSHIDHLWANYLSRHKRPDERAYVDYTETKITAIKRYFEQVRDIVLSPSRAHELSLNTLTENVELLHSTIERLIAYESAAARYEHSVLKAHYDNALMQLVLFLGVVLLLVMGLAWKIFTRIEIQQHQLVASAETLKHLNFKLEQASYTDSLTALYNRRYFNLLHEREFKRALRNEQPFVFMMLDIDFFKQYNDTYGHIQGDQTLQAVAKVLKSTLQRPGDYPFRLGGEEFGVIIADTDCQNARAMGERIRAAVEALQIEHKGSKVSRTVSISIGGICVVPTIHMNEEAIIHAADTNLYAAKERGRNQVVFSNKL, from the coding sequence ATGTCACCGTCGAAGTTCAAAAGCAAACTCGTATACCTCCTTTTGCTAGTCGGCGGCGGGCTCGTCGCCATCGGCCTCATCGGCTATCTGAACCTCCAGAACATCAAGCGCGATATGGACACCCTCTACTACGGTTCCCTTCTTCCCCTTGGTGAACTGCACGGCATTACCGATACTTACCGTTCCAAACTCGAAACCACCGTTTACCGCTGGAACAACGGGATGATCTCGGACGACGAAGCGGCCGAAACCATCACCCAGGCCCTCAGCCACATCGACCACCTGTGGGCCAACTACCTTTCCCGCCACAAACGCCCTGACGAGAGGGCCTACGTCGATTACACCGAGACCAAAATCACGGCGATCAAACGCTATTTCGAACAGGTACGCGATATCGTCCTCAGCCCCTCGCGCGCCCACGAACTCTCGCTGAACACTCTTACCGAAAACGTCGAACTCCTCCATTCGACGATCGAGCGGCTGATCGCTTACGAAAGTGCCGCGGCACGTTACGAACACTCGGTGCTCAAAGCACACTACGACAACGCCCTCATGCAGCTCGTCCTTTTTCTGGGAGTCGTTTTGCTGCTGGTGATGGGACTGGCATGGAAGATATTTACCCGAATCGAAATCCAGCAGCACCAGCTCGTCGCCTCGGCAGAAACCCTCAAACACCTCAATTTCAAGCTCGAGCAGGCCTCCTACACCGATTCACTCACCGCCCTCTACAACCGCCGCTATTTCAATCTTCTGCACGAACGGGAGTTCAAACGGGCCTTACGCAACGAGCAGCCATTCGTCTTCATGATGCTCGACATCGATTTTTTCAAACAGTACAACGACACCTACGGCCACATCCAGGGGGATCAGACCCTTCAGGCGGTGGCGAAGGTACTCAAATCGACGCTGCAGCGTCCGGGGGATTATCCTTTCCGGCTGGGAGGCGAAGAGTTCGGCGTCATCATCGCCGACACCGACTGCCAGAACGCACGGGCAATGGGAGAAAGAATACGTGCGGCGGTGGAAGCGCTCCAGATCGAGCACAAGGGGAGCAAGGTATCGCGGACGGTCAGTATCTCTATCGGGGGAATCTGTGTCGTCCCTACCATTCACATGAACGAAGAGGCGATTATCCACGCCGCCGATACAAACCTCTACGCCGCCAAAGAGAGGGGGCGCAACCAGGTCGTGTTCAGCAACAAACTCTGA
- a CDS encoding polysaccharide deacetylase family protein has translation MRQSLLIAFLLPLVLWGTEPLQWGENVTGVTTRFATEKKEIALTFDACGGSFRSSQYDAGLIDYLARNKIPATLFINSRWIKSNPEIFARLAANPLFEIANHGTAHRPLSINGRSVYGIEGTASAQEVVAEIEGNAELIEKLTGKRPLFFRSGTAYYDEAAVKIARERGVEIGGFSVLGDAGATFGPEKVAAQVTGSKSGDIVLLHMNHPESGTRAGTIQAIETLRNAGFSFVRLSDVKERLIRIP, from the coding sequence ATGCGTCAATCGCTCCTCATCGCTTTTTTGCTTCCCCTCGTCCTCTGGGGCACGGAGCCCCTGCAATGGGGAGAAAACGTCACGGGGGTCACGACCCGTTTCGCCACCGAAAAAAAAGAGATCGCTCTCACCTTCGACGCCTGCGGCGGGAGTTTCCGCAGTTCGCAGTACGACGCCGGGCTGATCGATTATCTCGCCCGCAACAAGATCCCCGCCACCCTTTTCATCAACTCGCGATGGATCAAAAGCAATCCCGAAATCTTCGCCCGCCTTGCGGCCAACCCCCTCTTTGAAATCGCCAACCACGGTACGGCCCACCGCCCCCTCTCGATCAACGGCCGGAGCGTTTACGGCATCGAGGGGACCGCTTCGGCGCAGGAGGTCGTCGCCGAGATCGAAGGCAATGCGGAGCTGATCGAAAAGCTCACCGGCAAACGTCCCCTCTTTTTCCGTTCCGGAACCGCCTATTACGACGAAGCTGCAGTCAAAATCGCCCGCGAGCGGGGGGTCGAAATCGGCGGCTTCAGTGTTCTTGGAGATGCAGGGGCAACGTTCGGCCCCGAGAAAGTGGCGGCCCAGGTCACGGGGAGCAAAAGCGGCGACATCGTGCTGCTGCACATGAACCACCCCGAAAGCGGCACCCGTGCAGGGACGATTCAAGCCATCGAAACGCTTCGGAACGCGGGCTTTTCGTTTGTCCGACTCAGCGACGTGAAAGAGCGGCTTATCCGCATTCCGTAA
- a CDS encoding ABC-F family ATP-binding cassette domain-containing protein: MVQVTKLTMRFGSRVLFEGINLKLDRNKRYGLIGANGAGKTTFLKILSGEIKEYEGEISIEPGLKVGVLGQNQFAFEDFTIADAVLWGNKRLYDAIKEKEHLYTTGDFEDDAVNNRLAELEMICVEEDPTYEYDVQIAKILENVGIPADQHHNLMSTLPSSEKFKVLLAQVLYPKPDVLFLDEPTNNLDIDTIGWLEHELQRHEGTMVVISHDRHFLNAVVTNILDVDFQKIREFTGNYDDWYLASTVMANQAQLERDKKLKEKEQLEAFVRRFSANASKAKQATSRQKQLDKLVIDDIKPSSRRDPSIVFKAKRQMGDEALDVIGVSHSYGDLDVLKDINLKIVPGEKIAVIGANGVGKTTLLKIIMEEMKPTSGSVKWGATIEPSYFPQDTTDRIKGMETLYDWLRAFDPKREISEIRNCLGRMLFNGEQQEKSIEKISGGEKHRMMLSKMMLEGGNFLVLDEPTNHLDLEAIIALGEALYEFDGNVICVSHDRELLDAFAGRIIELHADGSYIDFVGTYEEFAEAKANGTL; encoded by the coding sequence ATGGTACAAGTCACAAAATTAACAATGCGTTTCGGAAGCCGGGTCCTGTTCGAGGGGATCAACCTCAAGCTCGACCGTAACAAGCGCTACGGCCTCATCGGCGCGAACGGCGCGGGAAAAACCACATTCCTGAAAATTCTCAGCGGAGAGATCAAGGAGTACGAGGGGGAGATATCCATCGAACCGGGGCTCAAAGTGGGCGTATTGGGGCAAAACCAGTTCGCTTTCGAAGATTTCACGATTGCCGATGCGGTACTGTGGGGGAACAAACGCCTTTACGACGCCATCAAGGAGAAAGAACATCTCTATACCACGGGCGATTTCGAAGACGATGCGGTAAATAACCGTTTGGCCGAACTGGAGATGATCTGTGTCGAAGAGGACCCGACCTACGAATACGACGTGCAGATCGCGAAAATCCTCGAAAACGTCGGGATTCCCGCGGACCAGCACCACAACCTCATGTCGACGCTCCCTTCGTCTGAAAAATTCAAGGTTTTGCTCGCACAGGTTCTCTACCCCAAACCGGATGTCTTGTTTCTGGACGAGCCGACGAATAACCTTGACATCGATACGATCGGATGGCTCGAACACGAGCTCCAGCGCCACGAGGGGACGATGGTCGTTATTTCGCACGACCGCCACTTCCTCAATGCCGTCGTTACCAACATCCTCGACGTCGATTTCCAGAAAATCCGTGAATTTACCGGAAACTACGACGACTGGTATCTCGCCTCTACGGTCATGGCAAACCAGGCACAGCTGGAGCGGGACAAAAAACTCAAAGAAAAAGAGCAGCTCGAAGCCTTCGTACGCCGCTTCTCGGCGAACGCCTCGAAAGCCAAACAGGCAACGTCGCGCCAGAAACAGCTCGACAAACTTGTCATTGATGATATCAAGCCCTCATCCCGCCGCGATCCGAGCATCGTTTTCAAGGCCAAACGGCAGATGGGTGACGAAGCGCTTGACGTTATCGGCGTATCACACAGTTACGGCGACTTGGACGTACTCAAAGATATTAATCTCAAAATAGTTCCGGGCGAGAAAATCGCCGTCATCGGTGCCAACGGCGTGGGTAAAACGACGCTGCTCAAAATCATCATGGAAGAGATGAAGCCCACCAGCGGAAGCGTCAAATGGGGGGCGACGATCGAGCCTTCGTATTTCCCGCAGGATACGACCGACCGGATCAAGGGGATGGAGACCCTTTACGACTGGCTCCGTGCGTTTGATCCCAAGCGCGAAATTTCCGAAATCCGCAACTGCCTCGGGCGGATGCTCTTCAACGGCGAACAGCAGGAGAAAAGCATCGAGAAAATTTCGGGGGGTGAAAAACACCGGATGATGCTCTCGAAAATGATGCTGGAGGGGGGGAACTTCCTCGTATTGGACGAACCCACCAACCACCTCGACCTCGAAGCGATCATCGCGCTGGGCGAGGCGTTGTACGAGTTCGACGGGAACGTCATCTGCGTCAGCCACGACCGTGAGCTTCTCGACGCGTTTGCGGGACGGATCATCGAACTGCACGCCGACGGAAGTTACATCGATTTCGTCGGAACGTATGAAGAGTTTGCCGAAGCCAAAGCCAACGGTACACTGTAA
- a CDS encoding DUF3147 family protein, whose protein sequence is MLYYVVKIAVTTLLIVLISEIAKRSSFWGAVLASIPLISVLAMIWLYVDTKDIAKISALSTSVFWLVLPSLVLFIILPLLLKQGFHFYLSLPVSLLVTVACYWGMVSLLQYYGIKL, encoded by the coding sequence GTGCTCTACTACGTCGTCAAGATCGCCGTTACAACTCTACTGATCGTTTTGATCTCCGAAATCGCCAAACGCAGTTCATTCTGGGGTGCGGTGCTGGCGTCTATCCCGCTTATCTCGGTGCTGGCGATGATCTGGTTGTACGTCGACACGAAAGACATTGCCAAAATCAGCGCACTCTCCACGAGCGTTTTTTGGCTGGTGCTCCCGTCGCTCGTCTTGTTCATCATTTTGCCGCTGCTTCTCAAACAGGGGTTTCATTTTTATCTCAGTTTACCCGTATCTTTGCTTGTCACCGTCGCTTGTTACTGGGGTATGGTCTCTTTATTGCAGTATTACGGCATCAAGCTTTGA
- a CDS encoding GNAT family N-acetyltransferase, producing MITPLPSESLSDFFTSFDFSDESEALQAFIALLRETASHRQNIIHACYDGETPIGFVSLKMTGDVDNIPGLLIEFLYIKPEYRRKTIGDSPRRSFAILDDVIMLAFELQKIVAINHVFLIPVDENKRSLYLEYGFENIPGSGKNPFEDFMVFNLLAEEVV from the coding sequence GTGATCACTCCTCTTCCGTCCGAATCTTTATCCGACTTTTTTACCTCTTTCGATTTTTCCGACGAATCCGAAGCGCTACAGGCTTTTATCGCGCTGTTACGCGAAACCGCTTCGCACCGCCAGAACATCATCCATGCATGTTATGACGGCGAAACGCCGATAGGGTTCGTCTCTCTGAAAATGACCGGCGACGTCGACAATATCCCCGGATTACTGATCGAATTTCTCTACATCAAACCCGAATACCGCCGAAAAACGATCGGGGATTCTCCACGCCGCAGTTTTGCCATCCTCGATGATGTCATTATGCTGGCATTCGAATTACAAAAGATCGTGGCGATCAACCATGTTTTCCTAATCCCAGTCGATGAAAACAAACGCTCGCTGTATCTCGAATACGGGTTTGAGAATATCCCCGGTTCAGGGAAAAATCCTTTTGAGGATTTTATGGTGTTTAATCTGCTCGCTGAGGAGGTTGTTTGA
- a CDS encoding DUF1653 domain-containing protein, with product MVKNGLYRHYKGKHYEVIGVAKHSETSEELVVYRPLYGERGLWVRPLKMFIETMPGGGRRFEYCGDAS from the coding sequence GTGGTTAAAAACGGCCTTTACCGCCATTACAAAGGGAAGCATTACGAGGTGATCGGGGTGGCCAAACACTCCGAAACGTCCGAAGAACTCGTTGTCTACCGTCCCCTTTACGGGGAACGGGGATTGTGGGTCCGCCCGCTGAAAATGTTTATCGAAACGATGCCCGGCGGCGGCAGGCGGTTCGAATACTGCGGGGACGCGTCATGA
- a CDS encoding PAS domain-containing protein, with amino-acid sequence MHTESSLYALFNRLPEGVVVADERGVILFANDAFVELLGYDNEILKGLNLLSLLEDVDIFAECVAQLMEKGKMLNADTAFVHRDGTVIHTVKSVQAVRENGETRFYITVRNLTEADRLNRELRHSKELIEHQAGELSTLLNSKHLELEEILGSISEVIWYIDDTTLALRYVNQAVEELFGLPKEMFLANQTLWQQRIHPDDRALVKTFFETLLPGQSQKIRFRILRSDEQLRWISSRIHHHPTLRFFIGITSDVTASVSAS; translated from the coding sequence ATGCATACCGAATCCTCCCTTTACGCGCTGTTCAACCGCCTCCCCGAAGGGGTCGTCGTCGCCGATGAGCGGGGGGTCATCCTCTTCGCCAACGACGCGTTTGTCGAACTGCTCGGCTACGATAACGAAATCCTCAAGGGGCTCAATCTCCTGAGCCTGCTCGAAGACGTCGACATTTTCGCCGAGTGTGTCGCACAGCTGATGGAAAAAGGGAAAATGCTCAACGCCGACACCGCGTTCGTCCACCGGGACGGAACAGTGATCCACACGGTCAAAAGCGTACAGGCCGTACGCGAAAACGGTGAAACCCGGTTTTACATCACCGTCCGGAATCTCACCGAAGCCGACCGCCTCAACCGCGAATTGCGCCATTCAAAAGAGCTGATCGAGCATCAGGCCGGAGAGCTCTCGACGCTGCTCAACTCGAAACACCTCGAGCTTGAAGAGATCCTCGGCAGCATCAGCGAAGTGATCTGGTACATCGACGATACGACCCTCGCACTGCGCTACGTCAACCAGGCCGTTGAAGAACTTTTCGGCCTTCCCAAAGAGATGTTCCTCGCCAACCAAACCCTCTGGCAGCAGCGGATCCATCCCGACGACCGCGCCCTGGTCAAAACCTTTTTCGAAACCCTGCTCCCCGGGCAATCCCAGAAAATCCGTTTCCGCATCCTCCGCTCCGACGAGCAGCTCCGCTGGATCAGCAGCCGCATCCACCACCATCCGACACTGCGGTTCTTCATCGGAATCACCAGCGACGTCACCGCGTCCGTTTCGGCTTCCTGA
- a CDS encoding translation initiation factor, with protein MSRGTKLSLDIGASWNEGWSLEEDRKASAAEILTPPEHRLVFQREKRKGKIVTLVGPFSLVGDEAQKTLSILKKSLACGGAYKEGWMEFQGDIAPQLRAQLEKLSYRFKK; from the coding sequence ATGAGCCGCGGGACGAAGTTAAGCCTCGACATCGGTGCGTCGTGGAACGAGGGATGGAGCCTCGAAGAGGACCGTAAGGCCTCTGCGGCTGAAATTCTCACTCCCCCCGAACATCGCCTGGTGTTTCAGAGAGAAAAACGCAAAGGGAAAATCGTGACCCTTGTCGGCCCTTTCAGCCTTGTGGGGGACGAGGCGCAAAAAACACTCTCTATCCTCAAAAAATCCCTTGCCTGCGGCGGGGCGTATAAAGAGGGGTGGATGGAGTTCCAAGGCGACATCGCACCGCAGCTTCGCGCCCAGCTTGAAAAACTTTCCTATCGCTTCAAAAAATAA
- a CDS encoding manganese efflux pump MntP family protein, with protein METLFLLALALAMDSVAVSIAIGSKYRDLLLSRAVFAAAVFGFFQGAMPLAGYLVGATFAESVRAFDHWIAFVLLTGLGAKMLYEAYKNEFDEEVSDLSNKTLLSLGIATSIDAMAVGVTFAFMQTDILSASALIAGVTFVLCLVAVYIGKKLGSVLESKAEILGGAILIALGCKILAEHTGWL; from the coding sequence GTGGAAACATTGTTTTTACTGGCGCTGGCGCTGGCCATGGATTCGGTCGCGGTCTCGATCGCCATTGGATCGAAATACCGTGATCTCCTCCTCTCTCGCGCCGTTTTTGCCGCCGCCGTTTTCGGCTTTTTTCAGGGGGCAATGCCGCTGGCGGGGTATCTTGTGGGGGCGACTTTTGCCGAAAGCGTCCGCGCATTTGACCACTGGATCGCGTTTGTCCTTCTGACGGGACTGGGGGCCAAGATGCTCTACGAAGCCTACAAGAACGAATTCGACGAAGAGGTGAGTGACCTCTCGAACAAAACCCTTCTCTCCCTGGGAATCGCCACCAGCATCGACGCCATGGCGGTGGGAGTGACCTTTGCGTTCATGCAGACCGATATCCTGAGCGCTTCGGCTCTGATCGCGGGGGTCACTTTCGTCTTGTGTCTCGTTGCCGTTTACATCGGCAAAAAACTCGGTTCGGTCCTCGAATCGAAAGCCGAAATCCTCGGCGGTGCGATCCTTATCGCACTGGGGTGCAAAATCCTCGCCGAACACACCGGATGGCTTTAA